The nucleotide sequence GGGCGGTGTCGCCGTCGCCGGCGGCACCACTTCCAGTAGGAACGACACAACCAGAGTTGAGTCTATTCCACTCAACTCTACGGCTATGACGTCAGTCACACCCTCCGGGTCCCGCCGCCGGCCGTGACGGGGCGGTTCCACCCGGCTCCGCCATCCGAAGCCGGTACCAGCCCTCGATCGACGTACGGGTACGGTTGGTTACGTGCGAGTACGTGTGGAGCAGACGGCGCTGCCAGGCATCGGCGTACGTCACGACGTGGTGACCACCTCCGGACGGCGACTCGGTGTGGTCACGCACCGCAACGGCCGACGGGATCTGGTGCTCTACGACCCCGACGACCCCGACTCCTGCACCGCCGACATCCCGCTCACCGACGACGAGGCGGAGGCACTGGCCGACATCCTCGGCGCCTCCCTGATGCTGGGCCAGCTCTCCGGGCTGCGCCAGCAGGCGGCCGGGCTGCTCACCGAGCAGATCGCCATCCCGGCCGGCTCCCGGTACGTCGGCCGGCGCCTCGGCGACACGCAGACCCGCACCCGCACCGGCGCATCCATCGTCGCGGTCCTCCGGGAACGCGAGGTGATCGCCTCACCCGATCCGACCTTCCGGTTCGAGGCCGGCGATGTCGTGGTCGTGGTCGGCACCCGTCAGGGACTCGACGGTGTCACCGCGATCCTCGCCGAGACCGATCCGGACGGCTGAGGCGTATGCACCACACCACAATCCTGCTCATCGAGGTCGGCGCGCTGCTGCTCGCCCTGGGACTGCTCAGCCGGCTGAGCCGGCGGATCGGCCTCTCACCGATCCCGCTCTACCTGCTCGCCGGGCTCGCCTTCGGGCACGGCGGGCTGGTGCCGCTCTCGGCCAGCGAGGAGTTCTTCGAGGTCGGCGCCGAGATCGGCGTGATCCTGCTGCTGGTCATGCTGGGCCTGGAATACTCCGCCAGCGAACTGGTCGGCAACCTGCGCGCGGCGGCACCGGCCGGGCTGATCGACGGCCTGCTCAACGCCCTGCCCGGTGCGGCCTTCGGCTTCCTGCTCGGCTGGGGTTGGGTCGGCGCGATCGTGCTGGCCGGGGTCACCTGGGTCTCCTCGTCCGGCGTGGTCGCCAAGGTGCTGGCCGATCTCGGCCGGATCGGTAACCGGGAGACTCCGGTGATCCTCTCCGTGCTGGTCATCGAGGACCTGGCGATGGCGCTCTACCTGCCGGTGGTCACCGCGATCCTCAGCGGCAAGAGCCTGCTCGGCGGCGGCATCGCGCTGGCTGTCGCGGTCTTCACCGTGGTGCTGGTGCTGGTGGTGGCGATCCGGTACGGCACCTTCATCTCCCGGATGCTCTCGGCCAACGATCCGGAGGCGCTGCTGCTCGGTGTGCTCGGGCTGACCCTGCTGGTCGCCGGCATCGCGGCCGGGCTCCAGGTGTCGGCGGCGGTCGGCGCGTTCCTGGTCGGCATAGCGCTCTCCGGGCCGGTGGCGCACAACGCGACCGAGCTGCTCTCGCCGCTGCGGGACCTCTTCGCCGCCGTCTTCTTCGTCTTCTTCGGCCTGGTCACCGACCCCCGGGCGATCCCGCCGGTGCTGCTGCCCGCCCTGGCGCTGGCCGTGGTCACCATGGCCACCAAGGTGCTGACCGGCTACCTGGCGGCCAAACGGGTCGGGATCGGGGCGCGGGGCCGCTGGCGGGCCGGACTGACCCTGGCGCCGCGCGGCGAGTTCTCCATCGTCATCGCCGGACTTGCCGTCACCGCGAGCGTGGTCAACCCGCAGCTCGGCCCGCTGGCCACCGCGTACGTGCTGATCACCGTGGTGACCGGGCCGATGCTGGCCCGGCTGCCCGATTTCGAGTGGTTCAAGCGGTGGCTGCGCCGGAACGCTGCCGGTGGGCCGGCGCCGGCTCCCGTACCGGACTGAGGTGGGCGCGGCGCCCGTCGCGCCCCACATACCGGGATCGCCGTACGGCCGGATCGACGACTGCGTAACGGGTTGATGAAATAGCACTTGGCGACCCTTTCGCAGGTTGGCAACAGCGCGTTACCGTGTCGCCGCAGTAGCCACAGGTCTTGCGGGGGCCGGGGTGCCCGGCAGCCGCGCGAGCGGAAAGGCGGCCCGTTGAGCGTGCAGGACTCCGCGTTCCGGGGCTTTGCCAACCCGGTGGACCCGTCCCCGGCCGAACTTCGAGCCTGGGCCTACCAGCCGGACTCGGTGCCGCTGCACACGATGCCCAAGGACTGGGACCTGCTGGTCTCCGGCGACCGGCTGATCGGCACGCTGTTCGAGCTGGCGATGGACCAGTCCTGCCCGGCCCGCCGGTTCGCGATGCACTGCCTCTACATCTACGCGGCGGACGGCATCCGGACCAAGTTCCAGGCCCATCCGAAGCGGCGGTTGCGCAAGCTGGTCGAGCAGGCCGAGCGGCTCGGCGACGAGCCGATGGTGACCTGGGCGCACAACACCCGGATGCTTCAGGCCAGGCCCGACCTCTTCGACTACCGCGACTGGTGTGAGGGTGGCCTGGTCCGGCAGTCCCGCCGGCTGAGCTGACCGACGTCGCCACGGCGGGCCGGGACCCCCCGTGGACCCCGGACCACCAGCCACCACCGGTGCCGGCGCAACGGCGGGGCCCGCCTCCTCGTCCGAGGACAGCGGACCCGCGGCAGCCGCACCACCAGTCAGGCTACTGAGCTGGCGACCGCGACGGGGCGGAACCGGGCAGCGGCGCGTGGGCCGCTCGCCGACGGCAGGGACGAGCCGGGGACAGGACGACCCGGGACAGAACAGGTCGGGGACAGGAAGAGCTGGCGCTCGAAGCCCTCTGCGAGCGCCAGCGGTGTTCTTCGGTGGAACGGTCGCGACGCCGGCCGGCGGACGCCGTACCGGTGCGCGTGGATGTAGCCCTGTCAGGTGCACACCGGGACCGGTCCCGGCGACGCCTACTCGCACCGCATCCAGTTGAAGTGGTACGTGGTGCTGACACTGCTGTCGGTGGAGTCCATCATCAGGAAGCTGGTGGTCGCCGGGTTGGACGTCCCGCGGTTCACCCGCAGCTCGGTGTTGATGTTGAGCAGCCGGACCTCGCCGCAGGGGGCGTAGACCAGTTCGGCCATGTCCGTGACGTCGGTCGTCTGCCAGCTGTCACTCATCGGGCCGGGGATGGTGTGCGACTCGACCGCCGTCGGCGACGTGCCCTGGATGTAGTAGCTCGCCCGCTGCATGCCGCTG is from Micromonospora sp. WMMD1102 and encodes:
- a CDS encoding cation:proton antiporter regulatory subunit; the protein is MRVRVEQTALPGIGVRHDVVTTSGRRLGVVTHRNGRRDLVLYDPDDPDSCTADIPLTDDEAEALADILGASLMLGQLSGLRQQAAGLLTEQIAIPAGSRYVGRRLGDTQTRTRTGASIVAVLREREVIASPDPTFRFEAGDVVVVVGTRQGLDGVTAILAETDPDG
- a CDS encoding cation:proton antiporter, encoding MHHTTILLIEVGALLLALGLLSRLSRRIGLSPIPLYLLAGLAFGHGGLVPLSASEEFFEVGAEIGVILLLVMLGLEYSASELVGNLRAAAPAGLIDGLLNALPGAAFGFLLGWGWVGAIVLAGVTWVSSSGVVAKVLADLGRIGNRETPVILSVLVIEDLAMALYLPVVTAILSGKSLLGGGIALAVAVFTVVLVLVVAIRYGTFISRMLSANDPEALLLGVLGLTLLVAGIAAGLQVSAAVGAFLVGIALSGPVAHNATELLSPLRDLFAAVFFVFFGLVTDPRAIPPVLLPALALAVVTMATKVLTGYLAAKRVGIGARGRWRAGLTLAPRGEFSIVIAGLAVTASVVNPQLGPLATAYVLITVVTGPMLARLPDFEWFKRWLRRNAAGGPAPAPVPD